From the Methanobacterium sp. genome, one window contains:
- the tfe gene encoding transcription factor E: MLNESLVQELIYEVTEDNENSISIVKCLLEGKITDEEISEEIELRLNIVRKILYRLYDAGLASYKRSKDPETQWYTYSWKFEKDKVIDTITKKFEENSREMEESLAYEEDNMFFTCINGCRYNFEEASEYNFVCPECETTLEYQDNSSLITELKEKMS, encoded by the coding sequence ATGCTTAATGAATCTCTGGTTCAAGAGTTAATTTATGAAGTTACTGAAGATAATGAAAACAGTATTTCCATTGTCAAATGTTTATTAGAAGGTAAAATAACCGATGAAGAGATTTCTGAAGAAATCGAATTAAGGCTCAACATTGTAAGAAAAATTTTATACAGGCTCTACGATGCTGGACTTGCAAGTTACAAGAGGAGCAAAGACCCAGAAACTCAATGGTACACATACAGCTGGAAATTCGAAAAAGATAAAGTAATTGACACTATAACCAAAAAATTCGAGGAAAATTCCAGGGAAATGGAAGAATCATTGGCATACGAAGAAGACAACATGTTCTTTACATGTATCAATGGATGCAGATATAATTTTGAAGAAGCTTCAGAGTACAATTTTGTATGTCCTGAATGTGAAACAACTCTGGAATATCAGGATAACTCTTCTTTAATCACAGAATTAAAGGAAAAAATGAGCTAA
- the larE gene encoding ATP-dependent sacrificial sulfur transferase LarE, with translation MNLDEKIKKLREYLKDKNVLVAFSGGADSTLVAKIAKDVCSEAVAVTVDNGVLPPDCIKNAEEIAAKIGIDYEVIKENFIENEAFKSNQPNRCFICKSIMYSKLEDAAEEKGIDTIVDGTNISDLLEDRPGITVNYEKNIVSPLVYAGFTSEDVRDTLKNLNIAYSTNTTCFATRIAKYNEITLKKVNRISYAESLIKNMAGEPVRVRDDNDIARIEVGNIDKLLNRTSLNHINSELKAVGFKRVTLDISGYGDEEKELVIYTPCKDEKNKIMFETELPYQIDIKKTCLELEKLGSIKCSEEMGIVMLEIEGRNVTIFRAGKIVARRVIDKEDAEDLLIRVLPRIRRFN, from the coding sequence ATGAACCTTGATGAAAAAATAAAAAAATTAAGAGAATATCTTAAAGATAAAAATGTTTTAGTTGCTTTTTCTGGAGGGGCAGACAGCACTCTTGTTGCAAAAATAGCAAAAGATGTGTGTAGTGAAGCAGTTGCAGTTACTGTTGATAATGGGGTTTTACCTCCAGACTGTATAAAAAATGCAGAGGAAATTGCAGCTAAAATTGGAATTGATTATGAGGTAATAAAAGAGAATTTCATTGAAAATGAAGCTTTTAAATCCAATCAGCCCAATAGATGCTTTATCTGTAAAAGCATAATGTACAGCAAATTAGAGGATGCAGCCGAAGAAAAAGGGATTGATACGATAGTTGATGGAACAAATATCAGCGATTTACTGGAAGATCGCCCTGGAATAACGGTTAATTATGAAAAAAATATTGTAAGTCCACTTGTCTATGCTGGTTTTACCAGTGAAGATGTGAGAGACACGCTTAAAAATCTCAATATAGCTTATTCAACCAATACAACCTGTTTTGCAACAAGAATAGCTAAATATAATGAAATAACTCTTAAAAAAGTAAACAGAATAAGTTATGCCGAATCTTTAATTAAAAATATGGCTGGTGAACCTGTAAGAGTTAGGGATGATAATGATATAGCCCGAATTGAGGTTGGAAATATTGACAAACTTTTAAATAGAACCTCACTGAATCATATAAACTCAGAACTTAAAGCAGTTGGTTTTAAACGAGTTACGCTTGATATTAGCGGATATGGAGACGAAGAGAAAGAGCTGGTAATTTATACTCCGTGTAAAGATGAAAAAAATAAAATAATGTTCGAAACTGAGTTACCATATCAAATAGACATCAAAAAAACATGTTTAGAACTTGAAAAATTGGGATCTATTAAATGTTCTGAGGAAATGGGTATAGTGATGCTTGAAATTGAAGGGAGAAATGTAACCATATTTAGAGCGGGTAAAATTGTTGCAAGGCGTGTTATTGATAAAGAAGATGCAGAAGATTTATTAATCAGAGTATTGCCACGTATAAGAAGATTTAACTGA
- a CDS encoding TIGR00295 family protein, producing MTINILENLKCPSYLIEHSKAVCNKALKLSSNFNVNTELVKTGALLHDIGRCKTNGIEHGIVGAEILKELGFSHEVSNIALRHIGAGIPKEEAKILGLPPKDYIPVTLEEKIVAHADNLIHWSEEVNLHFTIKKWNEKLGKDHPSIKRIIKLHNEIVGK from the coding sequence TTGACCATAAATATTCTGGAAAATCTTAAATGCCCCTCTTATTTAATTGAACATTCAAAGGCTGTATGTAATAAAGCCTTAAAACTATCTTCTAATTTTAATGTTAATACTGAACTTGTAAAAACAGGCGCTTTACTCCATGATATTGGCAGATGCAAAACAAATGGCATAGAGCATGGAATAGTGGGAGCTGAAATATTGAAAGAGCTCGGATTTTCCCATGAAGTTTCAAATATCGCCCTGAGACATATTGGTGCTGGCATTCCAAAAGAAGAAGCAAAAATACTTGGCTTACCTCCAAAAGATTATATACCTGTTACTTTAGAAGAAAAAATAGTCGCTCATGCTGACAACCTCATACACTGGAGTGAAGAAGTCAATTTACATTTCACAATTAAAAAATGGAATGAAAAACTTGGTAAGGACCATCCTTCAATAAAGCGTATTATTAAACTTCATAATGAAATTGTTGGCAAATAA
- a CDS encoding TfuA-related McrA-glycine thioamidation protein — protein MPSSKNIIIFTGPSLHPDEASTILDADYRPPIKRGDIITALNDNPDIIGIIDGVFHQQPAVSHREILEALKKGVTVVGGASMGALRASELDDLGMIGVGYVYNQYKKGLIESDDDVAVAINPVNLEQISDPLVSMEYNFKRALDNGIISEEEFNILLKTAKSIFYPKRTYGLVLNSAPVHPAKIAVIENFLIKEGIDIKKQDALEVVKYIKNLLNDRV, from the coding sequence TTGCCATCATCTAAAAATATAATAATATTTACCGGACCTTCACTGCACCCTGATGAAGCTTCAACTATTTTAGATGCTGATTACCGCCCTCCAATTAAGAGAGGCGACATAATCACTGCCTTAAATGATAATCCCGACATAATAGGCATTATTGACGGCGTTTTTCATCAGCAGCCTGCAGTTTCCCACCGCGAAATTCTTGAAGCTCTTAAAAAAGGAGTTACGGTAGTGGGCGGTGCCAGCATGGGGGCTCTTAGAGCATCTGAACTTGATGATCTCGGGATGATAGGTGTGGGCTATGTATATAACCAGTACAAAAAAGGCCTGATTGAATCAGATGATGATGTGGCTGTTGCTATTAATCCCGTTAATCTTGAACAGATTTCAGATCCGCTTGTAAGCATGGAATATAACTTTAAAAGGGCTTTAGATAATGGCATCATATCTGAAGAGGAATTTAACATATTACTTAAAACTGCAAAATCTATTTTTTATCCTAAAAGAACATATGGCCTTGTTTTAAATTCAGCCCCTGTTCATCCTGCAAAAATTGCAGTTATTGAAAACTTTTTAATTAAAGAAGGGATCGATATTAAAAAACAGGATGCACTGGAAGTTGTAAAATACATTAAGAATTTATTAAATGACAGAGTATAA